In Brassica napus cultivar Da-Ae chromosome C2, Da-Ae, whole genome shotgun sequence, the sequence GAGATGTGAGACATGCATTATTGGCAGACTCACTGTATCCGAGCTTGAAGAGTCAAACTGGGTTTATAGAAAAACTTCAAAGCTCGAAGATTTGGAAGGAATCATAACGGAAGATATAGCCTCTAACATCTTAGATCAACTCTTAGAAGAAACAATCACAACATTTTCCCTAACTTCACAagtgtaaatatattttctatcttCCAATAACAACATTACTACTAAACACATTTTCAACTCTTTGGGGTCCTTTGCTTAGTTCAACGTCTGGTTCGGTTAGGGAACAGAGAACACATGGTCTCACCATAACATAGTGACTATTTaccaataattaaaaaaagaaaattgattaCTCATTGTGAATATTAAAGAATCAAGGAAGGTAAATGAGTTAaggtttctttttggttttagaaACCTTAATTCCCTCTGTTTTTTTCAGAAAATTGTAAgactcttttttcttctctttgttaATGATGTTTCAAAACTTTGTTTCAAGCAAAGGTCTGTTCTGTCTCCATGTTCCAAACCGGAGCTACCCTTGTCTCATGCGGCTCTTTCACTAACGGCTCCACCCAAGAGACATCTGGAAAAGAAATGATGTTGTTAGGGTTCGTAATCTCTGTCAATCTCTTTCCCTCggtctctctatctctttctaTCTTTCTGTGTTACAAAATCCCCAAATCAATTGTCTCCTACGAACCCTAAAACTGTATTCCTCTCAGCTCTGGATTAAGTCACGTTCTTAATTTGGGTCGGTTCTTAGATTTTTAATcgaatttttgttaattacctattgaccatattaataagtCATGAAATCAATTAAACTTTATTATGTTGTTGGCACCATattaattactattttgtaTACGTGGCATGTATTAACATAAACGTGTAATTAttgacatatttttatatttcagatGGTTTCCACCGTATTACACGATACTTTTTGTAACTCGCAAACTTTTTTCctaataattatttgttttttgtaatttgagaaaatgactaggataacactaaaaaagtttttgtcacgaATATAGtctctaagaataaaaatgaccaaaatagcacttaatgttttatcaaaagagataataCAAAATCGGGGATTAAGCGGGATATACGTGGGGCCtagttttaaatacaatttagtatatttataatatatttagctaattttaaatatgataatacaaaattttagacataattatataacttgTTATAGATAAACATTGTTTTCTCCTTTACACATCAAATTCAAAAAGTACAAAATAATCCAATTCATGAGATACACAAAATAGATTGTCTTGATCTTGAGAacatacaaaatacaaaaaaggaTCGAAGTCTTCATCCTTTTGTCTTCAGATCAAATAATCACCATGAATTGGGTAGATGTGTTAGGAGTTAGACTACTTAGCATACACCTGCAACAAAAGACATACACctacaaataaaaagatataaaacaaCGAAGATCTATAAGACCTGTAACTTAACATACTAACCTTACTAAGTAAGATAAAATTACTAACCTTACTTAGCAGATTATGAATCATGAGAGAGAGGAACATCTTGATATACATCTGGTTCAAAATCCATGTCCACAGCAtattcctcatcttcttcagactcaAAGTCATCATCATATAAATCTCTTACCCTTGGAGCTTGGGTTACAAGTAGCAAATTAAGATCATTGTCTATGTCTGGTACACGGCCCACAAGCCATTCTTCCACTGTATCTTCATTACCATCATCGAATATCACATCAGCATTTTGCTCTCTGATTTTTTTCTGCTTCTTAAACAACTTTGCATTGAATTGCACATAGACTAAGCTATTTAAGCGATTGGCATCTAGCCTATTTCTCTTTTTTGTGTGAATCTGCAATTAAAAAAAGTTgtgaatttcaaaaatagttaGATTCCTAGAGAAAGAGAACTAATAAACAAACCCCTTCAAAGCAACTCCAATTTCTTTCACATCCTGAAGAGCTTGACGTCAAAGCAAGGATCCTTGTAGCCATTTTTTGAAGAGTTGGTGTACCACATCCATATGTTGACCACCAGTTCCCTAAAATCATATCACTCGTATTGATGAATAAAGATCAAAAGTTAATGAAAGACAAGCAATCTGAACATACAAACCTGGATCAAACTTGTCATCTTTAATCTCGCATCCTTTGAGTGCTAAAGTTCTACCAAATGAGCCACTTTTGCTCTTGTAAAGACTAAGCTCCTGATTGACAACCCTATTTTGCTTCTCAAAGTCGCCATGATAATAATTCTCTACACAAGCTATGAATCCTTCCATGACTTCATAGTCTTTTTTGAATTTCTGGATCTTTGTAGAAATAATATGGATTGAGAAAGTAGGCAGCCACATGCAAAGGAGTATCTAACCtatctttcattttctcttcaATGATTCGAAAGATAGGTTGGTAGTTCTTCTCCAAATGATTTGAAGCTTCTTTGATAGAATTCTTAGCTTCGATAATCTCACCATAAATGAATCCAAGAGAAGGTACTTTCTCCCCATCAGCCAGCCTTAGAACCTTCACCAGAGGGCTGAAGATCTTCAAGACAACATTCACACTACTCCAAAACCCATGACTCATAATCGTGTCAAATGTATTCTTACCCTTCAGACACTTAGAATGCTTACAACTATGCCACTCATCACTGCCAAACATGCTCATCAGTTGTGCCTTTCCTCTTCGTATAGGCTTTGCATAGTCAAAAAATAAGTTGCAAACCTTGTTGCTCCTGGTCTTACGATATCTCTGTTATTTGTACATGTTCTCATCATGGACAGTGTTGTATGATGAGCATATATAAAGATCGTAACAGCCTTTGCTTGGTCAATTATCTTTGCAATTCCCGGAAGCTTAGAAATTCCCTCGAGCATCAGATCTATAGTGTGTGCAGCACAACCTGTCCAAAATATATTTGGTCTCTTTTGTTTCAGCATCTTTGCAGCTGCCACGTTGTTTGTAGCATTATCAGTGACCACTTGCACTACCTTTGCAGCTCCTATATCTTCAATCCACTGGTCAATGTAATTGAAGATGTACTCCCCCGTGTGAGAATCTTTAGAGGTGTCTTTTGATGAAAGAAAACATGTACCTCCCCTTGAGTTGACACACAAATTCATTATGCTTCTTCTTTTCATATCACTCCATGCATCGGTCATCACTGAGCAGCCTTCTGTTTCCCATTCTTCTTCTAGACTTCAACTTTTCCTTGGTCCTTTTTTGTTCCTCAATTAACAATGGTCCTCTGAGCTGATACTAACTTGGAGGCACCCAACCAGGTCCAAACTGTCCCAAAGCTTCACAAAACAACCTGAAACTTTCATTGTCAATGGCGTTGAAAGCAACATTTTCTTCATACATCCATCTAGCACAGTATTGGCGGACAGCATGTgtcttctccttagatatgGCGTCATGTATATTTTGTTGTCGTGCTTGTGCAGCCAAAGAAGCTTCAGGGTTTATGGAGGTTGCATACTGATCGATGAGACCTTGGAAGTGAGGACTTTTAAGAGTTCCCAACTCTCTTTCCAATTCTTCAACATTGCTGCCTTTGTTTATGTTCACTTCTGCCCTCAGTTCTTGTTCATGTTTCCTCTTCAAACCCTTTTTCTCTTTTGCATCAAGAATTGCCTCCTTACACTTCTCTTGATCCGCTTTAGATGATACAGGACAGGCTGAGACATTCCCTTTCACATGAGCAATGTGTTCTTTCATTCTATAAATACCACCAGCGAATTCTTTTCCACACAACTTGCATTTGACCTTGTCTACATTTTTTGGATTACATAAGACTCCAAATTCCCATCCCACATCATTTGAATTTCGCTTCAGAGGACGAGGTGCATCTGTTGGTGGATTGTCCATCTTTTTaaccttaaaaaaaattatgtatgaaGTATGAGCACGTGTGTGACGAAGTACAAAACGTAAGCGTCTTCTTTGTTTCTCACGACAACAAAcacaaaagaacaaaagaagaagcaaaacagACAAGTACAATTAatcaaaagtcaaaataaaGAACTAGTTGTCAAACAAACACCAGTGAACCAAAAAAGAATTCATAGCTTTGTAACTTAATTTGCTAACACTCGAACAAGGATATTACCTTAATTTATTTGGTAACTCGATTCAGTTTCAGTTTGTCTCTTACTCTCAATCTAAGCTTGACATCTCCACTCTCAATCTCCTTTGCTTTCTcaataatttagaattttagaTTAGGGATTGCTCGATAAAAAATCCCCAAatgtagtttttatttgtttgttttgggctttaactatttttttgggttttaatatAATGGACATTACACAAAATCTTTTAGTAACAAGCCATAATAAAATGTCCGTGTTTTGATATTACGCGGATATTACGCGGCAAACGCGGCTATTACGCGGTCAACGCGGATTTACGCGGTTCAGCGCCTAGGTTGCCTGATTTGACCATACTCGGTGCGGTAGAGCTCCGAACAACGGCGGCTAAGCGGCCTCGTTTTCGAACAGGGTTTCTTCCTATACTTGGAgattttttctttactttttaaaagtatttatttaaaaattatctgCTACCATGGGGTCTACATGGTAAAATCTGATTCACATCATTCTCAATTATGGTGGCCTGACTTTATTCGCTTAATATTCTATTCTGGTTGTTTTTCATTCGGTCATTTCTTAGATAACTTTTcgattttacttttaaaactttataaaaagtAATATTCTAACAGTCTCGATTGTTGTCTAAAATCCTATTCAGCTGAATAGGGAAAAatgccaatttcgaccccaacaatttcagtcgtgccaaatacgaTCCGAACAATTGATAagtgccaaatacgacctcaactcaattataattcaaaagaACTACCCGAATTTCTTAAACGTGCTTAAATCTACATTGATTCTAAAagaagttagtcaaccgttaacaagCTAAAACGACGTCATTTTGATATACGAGGAAAAGTGTCAATTTCGATCCCAACACTCTCAGTCGTGCCAAATAGGACCCGAACAAATGGTCAGTGCCAACAACGACCTCAACTcagttattattttaaaaaaactacattaacttcttaaaacgtgcataaatctacattgactctaacagaagttagtcaaccATTAACAAAATAAGACGACgttgttttgatatatatatatttttaaaaatatgttcattCCGGGACTCAAACCTGTGCCGGGATATCCTTTTAAAGGGGCACACTACCAACTAGACTAaagtaattttttgaaatattattacaaattgaaattcctgattatataaactactattcttcttcatcgtatccaatttaaaactttggtgattgctttatatacttcatttattgtttaatatgtctaatattttgtacaagatatcttagtgaaagaaaggtaaaagacctcttaatatttttgaagaaaatatcaaaaatatataatattaactttgaaaaattaaaaaaaaaatctacttaagtttaaaaattaaaaataatttgtataaaaaaattttataaataaattaaaagttttaagtatatttaagatcgtataataataaatattttattatttatattttagtaagatataagtttattaaagatatgattaataaaaaacatgttaatgtatttatataaatcagaaaaaattatcaccaaaattataaattagatAAGATAAAGAAGaataatagtttatataatttcaaatttgtaataatatttcaagaaattatttttatctagttgttagtgtgcccCTTTAAAAGGGTATCACAACACGGTTTGAGTTCCGgaatgaacatattttttttttaaaaataatatatatatatatatcaaaacgacgtcgtcttatcttgttaacggttgacAAATTTCTgtagagtcaatgtagatttatgcACGTTTTAAAAAGTTCaggtagttttttttaaattataattaagttaAGGTCGGTTTTGGCACTGACCATTTGTTCGGGTCCTATTTGGCACGACTGagagtgttggggtcgaaattgacatttttcctcgtatatcaaaacaacaaaacaacgTCGTTTTATCATGTTAACGATTGACTAACTTTTGTTAGAATCAATGTAGATTTAAGCACATTTTAAGAAGTTTGGATagttttttcgaattataattgagttgaaaCCGTATTTGGCACTGATCAATTGTTCGGGTTGTATTTGGCACGACATAAATTGTTGGGATcaaaattaacacttttccCCAGCTGAATAGTAGTCACATCTTATTACAAACGTCGATTATTGTTTAAATCTTCTAGTGAAGTAAGTTTTATCGACGTGgaaatacagtttttttttgtaagctcCATGGTTTTATACTTCCTCCATTTCcaaatataagtagttttagcgagtttgtttcacaatattagtttacatatttcaatgcatctttttcatttattggatattgtgtaaCCAATGAAATAATGTTAGGTTTTTAgtaattggttgaattaattggttaaatgatatattttgttaaataacaattttctaaatattcgtGGTTTTAAACAAAACTACTTACAattaaaaacggagggagtacaatACAATTGTCAGGTCTAAAGGTGGACACAAGAAggatacttatttttttttacgtaAACTTGATTTGCCTGATTTGTATTTGACTTATCAGAAATGAATAGTTGTTATTTCGAATACTTGTCCAAAAATATGTTACTTGCAAACTACTTGCATTGTTCAATTACTTGGTACTTATAAGTATCTATTAACTACTTGGATATTATTTCCAACTTTCTAAAAATTACTTGAAACTATAAGACAAGTAACGTATTGATGCCCAACCCTAGTCAGGTAATCTTCGAACGAGTTTAAATTCCAAAAGACTTGTTCACTATTAGCTAGTGGGCTGGGCCTCATAAGAGGTCATCACATGTTTTGAAGAGTTGGTTTGAAGCCTTACAATTTTCCACGTTCACTCGATCAGGATTAAGGGAGTCTTGAACTTAAAATACTGACAGCCAATGAAAGATGAAGAATCCGAACAACCAGCAAATCTAAACAAGGAGAGCCTTCATATAGAGTAAAGAAAGCTGATTACATTGGGTATTAATTTTGGAGCCAAATCATAAATGTTAGGCTACAACAAAACCAACCCTTCATATCTCCGTTCTTAGATGCAATCACAAGGCTTATTAAGAAACACAACTATGAAAATCAAAACGCTAGAAATATTGCCTCAGAGGTAGTGACAATTGTGATTATATTCATCACTATAAAAATCTGATGAAAACACATCAATAGATATACATCATAGGCACAATTCAAAAACAAAGACTTAAAACAAAGCTTGTGTGCATCAGAGAGATTCCCATTTAGACATTAATCATCATTCTACTTCTCCCTAAGGAGAATCTGATGTCCCTGTCTTTTTATCGTCACTTGCACAACATCTTTCAAACCCAAACAATTGAAGAGCTAATATCATCATATACGACCTAGTACACAAGAAAACTAGTCTCGAATACAACCCTAGATTAACAAACAGGAGAACGATTAATGATCAGAGAATCAAAAAAGGATTCAAGAATGCCTCAGAGTTGTTTCTTTTTTCCTAGAGACTTAGCACTTTAGTGGTCGAAATTAACACTTTTCCCCAGCTGAATAGTAGTCACATCTTATTACAAACGTCGATTATTGTTTAAATCTTCTAGTGAAGTAAGTTTTATCGACGTGgaaatacagttttttttttgtaagctcCATGGTTTTATACTTCCTCCATTTCtaaatataagtagttttagcgagtttgtttcacaatataagtagtttacatatttcaatgcatctttttcatttattggatattgtgtgaccaatgaaataatgttagatttttaataattggttaaattaattggttaaatgatatattcttttaaataacaattttctaaatattcgtgtttttaaacaaaactacttacaattaaaaacggagggagtacaatACAATTGTCAGGtctaagggcatctccaaccctactccattttcaactccaaacatcattatggagtaaaatcttctccaaccccactccattttcaactccaaaatggagtaatggctagggttactccatttatggagtaatcttACCCATTattccattttggagttgaactttttttatttataaaatggtcctttgaatctttaatgtttttatttcttacttaaataatatttaaaatgatacaataacatgaaaataatatattcagAAAATCAAGCCATCGTCAAtatattttcagaaaaataCCTACGGTCACCAACGTCTAGTGATATTGCTAGACTTCTTTATATTGGTGAAAACCGAGGATTTCCTGAAATGCTTGGCAGTTTAGATTGCATGCATTGGAAGTAGAAGAATTGTCCTACCGGTTGGGCGGGACAATATGCGGGTCGTAGTGGATCACCAACTATAATTCTTGAAGCTGTCGCAGAttatgatctttggatatgTCATGCATATTTCGGAATGCCAGGCACTAATAACGATATCAACGTGTTGGACTCTTCTCATCTTTTTTCCAATCTTGCTCAAGGTATTGCTCCTCCTGCTCATTATTTTAttcaagaaaaagaatattatatGGGTTACTATTTAGCggatggtatttatccaaaatggtcGACCATagtacaacaacaacaagaagcatgCAGGAAAGATGTTGAACGTGCAGGAAAGATGTTGAACGTGCATTTGGAGTTCTACAGTCGCGCTTCGCCATTGTCAAATGACCTGTtcgtttttggaaaaaaaatgtgTTACATGACATTATGACTACatgtataattttacataacATGATAATTGAAGATGAGCGTGAACTCGATGCACCAATTGAACTTGGAAGAGAAGCTCCACCTCCGGATATCGAAATTGCAAAAGATGAAAATGtccgatttcaaaattttcttgctCGATTTAGGAATATCAAAGATAAAGAAGTTCATTTTTCATTACGAAATGCATTAGTTGATCATTTgtggaaaaaatattataatgctCATTGTTGAACCCACATATATGTTGTcttttttaatgatttcttgtactttttaataataaatatttaattcaaataatttatgttttaattatttataaacataaaatagttggggttaattggtaaatttttataagtataagatattatttgcaattattgataaaataaaaatgaaatcatttaaaaaatattatttttggagtaGAAAATGGAATAATACATTGAAATAAAACCTTACTCCATTTTGGTGTTGCaccattttagagtaaaaaatggggtaatacattggagatgctctaagggTGGACGGAAGAAATAATGAATTTTCTGATTTGTATTTGACTTATCAGAAACGGATAGTTGTTATTTCGAATACTTGTCCAAAAATATGTTACTTGCAAACTACTTACCTTGTTCAATTACTTTCTACTTATAAATATCTATTAATTACTTGGATATAT encodes:
- the LOC125582270 gene encoding uncharacterized protein LOC125582270, whose protein sequence is MNLCVNSRGGTCFLSSKDTSKDSHTGEYIFNYIDQWIEDIGAAKVVQVVTDNATNNVAAAKMLKQKRPNIFWTGCAAHTIDLMLEGISKLPGIAKIIDQAKAVTIFIYAHHTTLSMMRTCTNNRDIVRPGATRGKAQLMSMFGSDEWHSCKHSKCLKGKNTFDTIMSHGFWSSVNVVLKIFSPLVKVLRLADGEKVPSLGFIYGEIIEAKNSIKEASNHLEKNYQPIFRIIEEKMKDRLDTPLHVAAYFLNPYYFYKDPEIQKRL
- the LOC106430246 gene encoding uncharacterized protein LOC106430246 is translated as MDNPPTDAPRPLKRNSNDVGWEFGVLCNPKNVDKVKCKLCGKEFAGGIYRMKEHIAHVKGNVSACPVSSKADQEKCKEAILDAKEKKGLKRKHEQELRAEVNINKGSNVEELERELGTLKSPHFQGLIDQYATSINPEASLAAQARQQNIHDAISKEKTHAVRQYCARWMYEENVAFNAIDNESFRLFCEALGQFGPGWVPPS